From Pseudomonas arsenicoxydans:
CAAGGTCAGGCCGTTGCGCGCCAGTAAACGCGGCACCGCGTACACCGGCGCCATCAACAGCCCTTCGGCGCCATTGACGAAATCCACCGCCGCCGTCTCACCATCGCGCAAGTAAGCGAGGATCGGCAAGCCACGTTCCTTCGCCCATTGCTCACTGCCCAGCAGCACCAGCGATGCACCGTCGGTGAGTGGCGTGGAGTTGCCCGCCGTCAGCGTGCCCTTGGCGCTTTTCTCGAAGGCCGGTTTCAGCGCAGCGAGTTTTTCCAGGGTCAGGTCCGGGCGCAGATTGTTGTCGCGGGTCAGGCCGAGGAACGGCGTCATCAAATCGTTGTGCCAGCCTTCGGTGTAGGACGCGGCCAGATTGCGATGGCTCTCCAGCGCCAGTTGATCCTGTTCTTCGCGGGGGATGTTCCAGGTCTGCGCCATCAATTCGCAGTGCTGGCCCATGGACAAACCGGTGCGCGGTTCGCCGTTGCGCGGGAACTCAGGGATCAAATCCCGGGGACGCAATTGCAGAAAGGTTTTCAGTTTGTCGCCCGTGGTCTTGGCCCGGTTGGCTTCAAGCAACACCCGGCGCAAACCTTCACTGACGCTGATCGGTGCATCCGAGGTGGTATCGACGCCACCGGCAATCCCGCAATCGATCTGGCCCAGGGCAATCTTGTTCGCCACCAGCAACGCCGCTTCAAGCCCAGTGCCGCAAGCCTGCTGAATGTCATAGGCCGGCGTGCTGGGGGACAACCGCGAGCCGAGCA
This genomic window contains:
- a CDS encoding acetyl-CoA C-acetyltransferase, with protein sequence MTQLRRVAIIGGNRIPFARSNGPYATASNQAMLTAALEGLIERYNLHGLRLGEVVAGAVLKLSRDMNLTRECVLGSRLSPSTPAYDIQQACGTGLEAALLVANKIALGQIDCGIAGGVDTTSDAPISVSEGLRRVLLEANRAKTTGDKLKTFLQLRPRDLIPEFPRNGEPRTGLSMGQHCELMAQTWNIPREEQDQLALESHRNLAASYTEGWHNDLMTPFLGLTRDNNLRPDLTLEKLAALKPAFEKSAKGTLTAGNSTPLTDGASLVLLGSEQWAKERGLPILAYLRDGETAAVDFVNGAEGLLMAPVYAVPRLLARNGLTLQDFDYYEIHEAFAAQVLCTLKAWEDPEFCKTRLGLDAPLGSIDRSRLNVKGSSLAAGHPFAATGGRIVANLAKLLDAAGKGRGLISICAAGGQGVTAIIER